In one Massilia endophytica genomic region, the following are encoded:
- a CDS encoding HlyD family efflux transporter periplasmic adaptor subunit — protein MNKKPIIIIGVLLAAGAALAAWQLRAPSRAGGPLVLYGNVDLRQVSLAFSGSERIARLDVEEGQQVRAGQVLGELDTRTLALRLQQARAQAEAQRQALRRLDAGSRPEEIAQARAQAAAAQAEADLARKQWERASATQREAADAVSQQDVDAALSRHQAANAQLEKARKALQLVQQGPRSEDRAQARAQLDAASADIALLEHQLAESKLVAPINATVRARLMEPGDMASPQRPVYTLAITDPKWVRAYVSEPDLGRIRSGMAARIAIDSLPGQSIPGRIGYISSVAEFTPKTVQTEELRTALVYEVRVLAEDKADRLRMGMPATVTIDSAAR, from the coding sequence ATGAACAAGAAGCCCATCATCATTATCGGCGTGCTGCTCGCCGCTGGCGCCGCGCTGGCCGCATGGCAGCTGCGTGCCCCCTCCCGCGCCGGCGGTCCGCTCGTCCTCTACGGGAATGTGGACCTGCGCCAAGTGTCGCTGGCCTTCAGCGGCAGCGAGCGCATCGCGCGCCTGGATGTGGAGGAAGGCCAGCAGGTGCGCGCGGGCCAGGTGCTGGGAGAACTGGATACCCGCACACTGGCGCTGCGGCTGCAACAGGCGCGCGCCCAGGCCGAGGCGCAGCGCCAAGCATTGCGGCGGCTCGATGCGGGCAGCCGTCCCGAGGAAATCGCCCAGGCGCGGGCCCAGGCAGCGGCGGCGCAGGCGGAAGCCGACCTGGCGCGCAAGCAGTGGGAGCGCGCAAGCGCAACCCAGCGCGAGGCCGCCGACGCGGTCAGCCAGCAGGACGTGGATGCCGCCCTGTCCCGCCACCAGGCGGCGAACGCGCAGCTGGAGAAGGCGCGCAAGGCCTTGCAGCTCGTGCAGCAGGGGCCGCGCAGCGAAGACAGGGCCCAGGCCCGGGCGCAGCTCGATGCAGCCAGCGCGGACATCGCCCTGCTGGAACACCAGCTGGCGGAATCGAAGCTCGTGGCTCCCATCAACGCCACGGTGCGGGCGCGCCTGATGGAGCCGGGCGACATGGCCTCACCGCAGCGGCCTGTCTACACGCTCGCCATCACCGATCCAAAGTGGGTGCGCGCCTATGTGTCCGAACCGGATCTGGGCCGCATCCGTTCCGGCATGGCGGCGCGCATCGCCATCGACTCCCTGCCCGGCCAGTCCATCCCCGGCCGCATCGGCTACATTTCCTCCGTGGCGGAGTTCACGCCCAAGACGGTGCAGACGGAGGAACTGAGGACTGCGCTGGTCTATGAAGTACGTGTGCTGGCCGAGGACAAGGCCGACCGCCTGCGCATGGGCATGCCCGCGACCGTCACCATCGATAGCGCAGCGCGGTGA
- a CDS encoding TetR/AcrR family transcriptional regulator has translation MSRPLRKSTAPSRTSRQDGDATRQQLLDVAGCVFAERGFADATSKEICARAGVNLAAVNYHFGSRDQLYEAVLVEAHHHLIKLEDMQAVAASEEAPRAKLRTILTRIVQRAAAPDAHWGARVVIRELLAPTPFAPALVHKAIAPKAKVMLGIVSQILGLPPDSPGLQRGLFFVMSPCLALLMAPPAMRQNVFPSLSDADGVVEDMLRYADAGLAALAAQYRKG, from the coding sequence ATGTCACGCCCACTTCGCAAGTCTACCGCTCCCTCCCGCACCAGCCGCCAGGACGGCGACGCCACCCGCCAGCAACTGCTCGACGTGGCAGGCTGCGTGTTCGCTGAACGCGGCTTTGCGGATGCGACCAGCAAGGAGATCTGCGCGCGCGCAGGCGTGAACCTCGCTGCGGTGAACTATCACTTCGGGAGCAGGGACCAGCTCTACGAGGCGGTGCTGGTGGAAGCCCACCATCACCTGATCAAGCTGGAAGACATGCAGGCGGTGGCGGCAAGCGAGGAGGCGCCGCGCGCCAAGCTGCGCACCATCCTCACCCGCATCGTGCAGCGCGCCGCCGCGCCGGATGCGCACTGGGGCGCCCGTGTGGTGATCCGCGAGCTGCTGGCGCCCACGCCGTTTGCGCCTGCCCTCGTGCACAAGGCGATTGCGCCGAAGGCGAAGGTCATGCTGGGCATCGTGAGCCAGATCCTGGGCCTGCCGCCCGACAGCCCGGGCCTGCAACGCGGGCTGTTCTTCGTGATGTCGCCCTGCCTGGCGCTGCTGATGGCGCCGCCCGCCATGCGCCAGAACGTCTTCCCCTCGCTCAGCGATGCGGATGGCGTAGTCGAGGATATGCTGCGCTACGCGGACGCGGGCCTTGCCGCGCTCGCAGCGCAGTACCGCAAAGGCTAG
- the nhaR gene encoding transcriptional activator NhaR: MKTSGINFRHLYFFRVVAAEGSVTRAAERLGLAIQTVSAQLSALEQSVGKSLLTQQGRRLVPTEAGRVALTYAEQIFELGDRMQEALAETDAGKTRLTVGISDSLPKLIAYRLLQAALHMDLKVKLVCVEREFETLLADLALHKLDVVLTDRSVRASASLRVFSHLLGESEMMLFGSPALARRHGRQFPQSLNGAPLLLPTRNNALRGRIDKWLLEQDVRPDVVGEFEDNAMLNTFGRDGLGMFFAPAGLENDIKAQFGAVPVGAASGLSEQFYAISSERRIKHPAVEAILEAQSGLFD, encoded by the coding sequence ATGAAGACAAGCGGCATCAATTTCAGGCACCTTTACTTCTTCCGCGTGGTGGCCGCCGAGGGCAGCGTCACACGCGCCGCGGAGCGCCTTGGCCTCGCCATCCAGACGGTGAGCGCGCAGCTTTCGGCGCTGGAGCAGTCGGTCGGCAAGTCCCTGCTTACCCAGCAGGGGCGGCGGCTCGTGCCGACGGAGGCAGGCCGTGTGGCGCTCACCTATGCGGAGCAGATTTTCGAGCTGGGAGACCGCATGCAGGAGGCGCTGGCGGAAACCGATGCGGGCAAAACGCGGCTGACGGTGGGCATTTCGGACTCACTGCCCAAGCTCATTGCCTACCGCCTGCTGCAGGCGGCCCTGCACATGGACCTGAAGGTAAAGCTGGTGTGCGTCGAACGCGAGTTCGAAACACTGCTGGCGGACCTTGCCCTGCACAAGCTGGACGTGGTGCTCACGGATCGCTCCGTGCGCGCCTCCGCCAGCCTGCGCGTGTTCAGCCACCTGCTGGGCGAGAGCGAGATGATGCTGTTCGGTTCACCGGCCCTGGCGCGCAGGCATGGCCGCCAGTTCCCGCAAAGCCTGAACGGAGCGCCGCTGCTGCTGCCGACGCGGAACAACGCCCTGCGCGGCCGCATCGACAAATGGCTGCTCGAGCAGGACGTGCGGCCGGACGTGGTGGGGGAGTTCGAGGACAACGCCATGCTGAATACCTTCGGCCGCGATGGCCTGGGCATGTTCTTCGCCCCCGCAGGCCTGGAGAACGACATCAAGGCGCAATTCGGTGCGGTGCCGGTGGGCGCCGCCTCCGGCCTGAGCGAACAGTTCTACGCGATTTCGAGCGAGCGGCGCATCAAGCACCCGGCGGTGGAAGCCATTCTGGAAGCGCAGAGCGGCTTGTTCGACTAG